A DNA window from Polyodon spathula isolate WHYD16114869_AA chromosome 18, ASM1765450v1, whole genome shotgun sequence contains the following coding sequences:
- the LOC121331130 gene encoding putative uncharacterized membrane protein YMR173W-A, with protein MTNSMLIPALSLVMTNSMLIPALSLVMTNGMLIPALSLVMTNSMLIPALSLVMTNGMLIPALSLVMTNGMLIPALSLVMTNGMLIPALSLVMTNGMLIPALSLVMTNGMLIPALSLVMTNGMLIPALSLVMTNGMLIPALSLVMTNGMLIPALSLVMTNGMLIPALSLVMTNGMLIPALSLVMTNGMLIPALSLVMTNGMLIPALSLVMTNGMLIPALSLVMTNGMLIPALSLVMTNGMLIPALSLVMTNGMLIPALSLVMTNGMLIPALSLVMTNGMLIPALSRVMTNGMLIPALSLVMTNGMLIPALSLVMTNGMLIPALSLVMTNGMLIPALSLVMTNGMLIPALSLVMTNGMLIPALSLVMTNSMLIPALSLVMTNSMLILYGA; from the coding sequence ATGACTAACAGTATGCTGATCCCTGCGCTGAGCCTCGTAATGACTAACAGTATGCTGATCCCTGCGCTGAGCCTCGTAATGACTAACGGTATGCTGATCCCTGCGCTGAGCCTCGTAATGACTAACAGTATGCTGATCCCTGCGCTGAGCCTCGTAATGACTAACGGTATGCTGATCCCCGCGCTGAGCCTCGTAATGACTAACGGTATGCTGATCCCCGCGCTGAGCCTCGTAATGACTAACGGTATGCTGATCCCCGCGCTGAGCCTCGTAATGACTAACGGTATGCTGATCCCTGCGCTGAGCCTCGTAATGACTAACGGTATGCTGATCCCCGCGCTGAGCCTCGTAATGACTAACGGTATGCTGATCCCCGCGCTGAGCCTCGTAATGACTAACGGTATGCTGATCCCCGCGCTGAGCCTCGTAATGACTAACGGTATGCTGATCCCCGCGCTGAGCCTCGTAATGACTAACGGTATGCTGATCCCCGCGCTGAGCCTCGTAATGACTAACGGTATGCTGATCCCCGCGCTGAGCCTCGTAATGACTAACGGTATGCTGATCCCCGCGCTGAGCCTCGTAATGACTAACGGTATGCTGATCCCCGCGCTGAGCCTCGTAATGACTAACGGTATGCTGATCCCCGCGCTGAGCCTCGTAATGACTAACGGTATGCTGATCCCCGCGCTGAGCCTCGTAATGACTAACGGTATGCTGATCCCCGCGCTGAGCCTCGTAATGACTAACGGTATGCTGATCCCCGCGCTGAGCCTCGTAATGACTAACGGTATGCTGATCCCCGCGCTGAGCCTCGTAATGACTAACGGTATGCTGATCCCTGCGCTGAGCCGCGTAATGACTAACGGTATGCTGATCCCTGCGCTGAGCCTCGTAATGACTAACGGTATGCTGATCCCTGCGCTGAGCCTCGTAATGACTAACGGTATGCTGATCCCTGCGCTGAGCCTCGTAATGACTAACGGTATGCTGATCCCTGCGCTGAGCCTCGTAATGACTAACGGTATGCTGATCCCTGCGCTGAGCCTCGTAATGACTAACGGTATGCTGATCCCTGCGCTGAGCCTCGTAATGACTAACAGTATGCTGATCCCTGCGCTGAGCCTCGTAATGACTAACAGTATGTTGATCCTGTATGGAGCCTGA